The sequence CACTTTATGGAGGGGTAAATCAACTAATTTCAAATGCGAATGATGAACAAATTAAGGCAACTTTCAATATTCATTTTAACTTGGAAGGTAATGCATATAACGGGAAAGATGGAAATTTGATTAATTTAACAAGAGTTCAACCTGCTCCGTATTGGTATACGAATCATTTGTTAATGAAAATTCAAAAAGACACCGCGGAAAAAATGGAGTTTGTGCTCGGGGATGAAAAACGTGCAAAAATGTGGAGAAATATTGATGGAGTTGCAGAATTTATGGACAATCGAATTGTGCTCACCTCCCCTCCAGCTAAAGAAGGCAGGCTATATTTGCTAAACAGTGCTGATTATGAGGATATAAAAATGATGGCAAGTCTGTCTGGTAATATTGTTGGAAGGCAATCAATTTATCTCCGTTATGATGAAAAGAAGAATACATTTGTTCGAGTTGTACTTGAGAATAATAAAGTTATTGTAGAGGAAAAACCACTTGGAAAAGGTGTAAGGCAGCTCGGCACATACAAGCTGAGTGAGGTTGAACAAAATATAGAAGACATTGCATTTGATAAAGCAACAGTTTATACACATGAACAAACAATGGCAGGAGCACGAACACCTGAGAGTGAGTATCAAATAAATAGTAAGCAAACAAGAGATTTTGAAATTGTCGTTCAAGGAAATAAGTTAAGTGCTAATACCGATGGAGATTATCTATTTGCTGATTTAGAAATTGATAGCAGCCTTACTAAAGGTGGTATAGGGCTTGGAGCATCTTATCATAAGCAAAATAAGAAAGATGATATTTATGATGGTGTATTCGATGATATTGTTGTTAAATCAATTGAAGATAATGGAGATGAAAAGGTTTTATCGAGTAATACGCTTGATGGTTTTCAAAAAGTCGGCGGCACACTGAAAAAGGCATTCAATAATGCTACGAATTGGGTAATTGATACATTTTAACTGGAGGAGATTGAGTGAAGATAGCAATACGAAAGCGTTCGTTCGTTCGTAATATAGTAATGGGAAGCGTAGTTATTTCACTCGTTATAGTTTTAGGATGTGTGAACTTTAAGGACAAAAAAAAATCTCCGAGTGCAGCTCAACCTGAGGTAGAGCTATCGGCATGGCTTGCGGATTGGCAGTGGAAGCCTGGCATTGAAGATTTTAGTAGTATGGCTGATGGTCTATCAAGTGTGCAGGTGTTTGCGGCTTATTTTGACCATACCAATCATCTTTTTTACACACCTGAAAACAAAGAAGCTATACCGAAGATTATGAAAATCGCAGCTCAAGGTAGCGCAGTGAATGTCGATCTATCAATTGTAAATGATCAATTTAAAAAAGATGGAACAGCCATTCAAAAAGATTCGGAACTAATCACAAAGTTGATGTCTACAGCTAAGAGCCGGCGTGCACATATCAAAGATATCGTTAATATGGTTAATGAATATGATTTCCATGGTGTAGAAATTGATTATGAGAAGATTAAAGACGAGGATTGGGACAATGTCAGTGCTTTTTATGAAGAATTATATCAAAAGCTAAAATCAATGGGGAAACCATTGAGAATTGTATTAGAGCCTCGAGCGCCAATTGAAAAAATAAATTTACCGAAAGGTCCTACTTATGTCATGATGGCGTACAATCTTTACGGAAGTCATAGTGGTCCAGGCCCTAAGGCTGATTTTGCGTTTATTGATAAAATGGCAAAAAAAATGGATCAGCTGCCCGGTGAACATGCTATGGCCTTTGCAACAGGTGGATTTGATTGGCCAGCCACTGGGAAAATAGTTGCTTTAACTGAGCAAGAAGCCTTCAAACTGTCAAAAAAGAGCTTGCGACCCCCGAAGAGGGATGCGGCAAGTGGAGCCCTCTACTTTGATTATTTGGATGAGAAAAAAGGCAAGCACACAGTTTGGTACGCAGACGGTAAGACTTTATCCCAGTGGATTGATCAATCGAAAAAAGCTGGTTACTATAAAGTAGCCTTGTGGAGACTTGGTGGATTTGAGCAAACTACGCTCGATTATTTCAATCGATAATCATATACTTTAATTAATAAGGTGCTAATACCTAATTTATCGAAGGGTGAATTGAGTATTTAGTACCTTTTTTGGTGAAAAACAAAATAATATTGTTGAACAGCTAAGTGTATAAGCCTATCGAGTAGTCCTTTCTTATTGAGAAAATCATTAATTTAAGAGAAGTGTAAGAGTCTTTAAAGAGTTCTATAAGAGCGGTGTTATATATTGGGAATAAGGACATGAGGAGAAAGGAAATTTTAAATGATAATACAGAGGAAAGTAGTTACATATGGCATTTTCATAGGTCTATTGCTAATGGGTGCTTGTACAGGTATAGCGGCCTTTTCAAAGGACGAGAAAGGGAGAACTGAAGTAAAAGAAGAGCTTATAGCAGAATCGTTTATTCAACAGCATTTATTAAAAGAGGATGGACGAATCCAAACGAATATAACGGGACAGAAGGATGTCTATTTATCTGAAACTGTTGGGTTATGGATGGAATATTTAGTTATGAAAAATGATTTTGTTCAATTTGATCAACAAGTAGAGACATTGAAAAAATATTTTTTGACGGATGATTATTTAGTAGCTTGGGAATTAAAGGGGACAAATATAGCGCCTGCAAATGCTTTCATAGATGATTTACGGATTATAGATGCCTTATACATAGCGGGGAAACAGTGGAATCATAATGCCTATACAAAATTGGCAGATAACATGAGCAAGAACCTTGTTCGCTATCAGACGGAAGGTAAGCTAATGGTCGATTTTATCGAACTTGAGAGTAAAAATAGAGGGGCAGATGTCACACTTAGTTATATTATACCATCTGGTTTTGACAAGATGAAACAAGCTAAGTTATTGCCTAGTAAAACATATGAAGCAACACGAAAAGTCCTGCTGGATGCCCCGCACTCGGCATTAGGTTTTTTTCCGAAAAAGTATAGCGTTCCTACAGGAAACTATTCATACGACAAAGAAGTGAATTTAATCGATCAATTTTACGTTGGCTACCACCAGGCGCAATGGGGAGGAGACGTTACCTCGCTGCTCGACTTCGCTAAAAATGCTTTTGCGCAAGGAGAAGGAAAGTTATATGGAAGATACGATAGTGTAACCGGAAAGCCGACTGTTGCTTATGAAGCAGTGGCTGTCTATGCATTAGCCATTTTAATGTGCTTGGAAATAGAAGATGTAGATTTTGCAAAAAAACTTTATGTTCAAATGAAAACCTTACAACAAAACGATGAAGGTTTGCCGTACTTAGGAGGTTATATAGATATGGGATCAAAAGATACGCATACATTTGATAACTTACTAGCTTTACTAGCTGAAAGGCGGGGACTCAATGAGAAAGTTTTTTGAGTTAGAAATCCGTATCCTTTTACTGATAACGGTTCTTCTAGTAAGTATGCAAATACCTGCCTACTTCTTACTACAGGAAGGTACATCGGGTCTTCTATTATATATTTTTTTGATTCTACTCCTTGTAGTGGCGTTGTTAATGGGTCCAGTTACAGGATTATTTAGTAGTTTGCTTTTCATTTTTATTATTGGATCTGTGTTGTTTTATCTCAATAGCCCCAATTCGACTTTATTACCCGAGGCATCTCCGTTTCCTTTGCCATTATTTTTGGGGTATGGCCTTCTACTTATTATTCTCATTTTAATAGCTGGTAGTATTCACGATAGAATTATCCGACAAATTAAGAAGAATCGTGAGCTTCAGGAGGAAATTCGACAATTTGTAGCGATAGACGTTGAAACAGGCTTTGATAATAAACATCGTATGGTCGCTGAAGTCCAAGCGGAAATGAGAAGAATCGAACGCTATGGTAATAAATTCACACTTGTATTGTTGCAGTTGGATCACTTAGAAGACTACAAACATTTATATGGAGAGAAAGAAGCAAAGCATCTATTATCTTCGCTAGCGCAAGCAATGCAACAAACGATGCGATCTACAGACAGAA comes from Sporosarcina sp. FSL K6-3457 and encodes:
- a CDS encoding polysaccharide deacetylase family protein, producing the protein MFNRNKSSVLNHRKKNRSKIIKTIIQMVIIVSVCALLLFALVDFKKYEELDKTQWTNQNGFIALSYFGIDRTGTPKRISKKEIDKQLKALHSQGYQTISQQDIIDFYAKGKALPEKALFLSFEDGRNDSSIFVHPSLKKYNYKATFLSYANKMGNGDGKFLQPKEMLEMVKGGFWELGTNGYRLTYINTFDDEGNYIGVRDENQLKNKEHIEYYNHYLMDFIRDENMVPIENRNEMEKRIKEDYKLMKDVYTEKLGFVPEVYMIMHANALYGGVNQLISNANDEQIKATFNIHFNLEGNAYNGKDGNLINLTRVQPAPYWYTNHLLMKIQKDTAEKMEFVLGDEKRAKMWRNIDGVAEFMDNRIVLTSPPAKEGRLYLLNSADYEDIKMMASLSGNIVGRQSIYLRYDEKKNTFVRVVLENNKVIVEEKPLGKGVRQLGTYKLSEVEQNIEDIAFDKATVYTHEQTMAGARTPESEYQINSKQTRDFEIVVQGNKLSANTDGDYLFADLEIDSSLTKGGIGLGASYHKQNKKDDIYDGVFDDIVVKSIEDNGDEKVLSSNTLDGFQKVGGTLKKAFNNATNWVIDTF
- a CDS encoding glycosyl hydrolase family 18 protein — encoded protein: MKIAIRKRSFVRNIVMGSVVISLVIVLGCVNFKDKKKSPSAAQPEVELSAWLADWQWKPGIEDFSSMADGLSSVQVFAAYFDHTNHLFYTPENKEAIPKIMKIAAQGSAVNVDLSIVNDQFKKDGTAIQKDSELITKLMSTAKSRRAHIKDIVNMVNEYDFHGVEIDYEKIKDEDWDNVSAFYEELYQKLKSMGKPLRIVLEPRAPIEKINLPKGPTYVMMAYNLYGSHSGPGPKADFAFIDKMAKKMDQLPGEHAMAFATGGFDWPATGKIVALTEQEAFKLSKKSLRPPKRDAASGALYFDYLDEKKGKHTVWYADGKTLSQWIDQSKKAGYYKVALWRLGGFEQTTLDYFNR
- a CDS encoding GGDEF domain-containing protein, with translation MRKFFELEIRILLLITVLLVSMQIPAYFLLQEGTSGLLLYIFLILLLVVALLMGPVTGLFSSLLFIFIIGSVLFYLNSPNSTLLPEASPFPLPLFLGYGLLLIILILIAGSIHDRIIRQIKKNRELQEEIRQFVAIDVETGFDNKHRMVAEVQAEMRRIERYGNKFTLVLLQLDHLEDYKHLYGEKEAKHLLSSLAQAMQQTMRSTDRKFRYASDRFALLLTNTDDHSVDSIFEKLANSMTTHQLLNGKYVTLSFRSGYTVYEQDKPIQDYQLLFSQVESEMVAREL